From one Marmota flaviventris isolate mMarFla1 chromosome 1, mMarFla1.hap1, whole genome shotgun sequence genomic stretch:
- the Znf804b gene encoding zinc finger protein 804B, with amino-acid sequence MACYLVISSRHLSNGHYRGIKGVFRGPLCKNGSPSPDFSEKEKSTAKALEDVKANFYCELCEKQYHKHQEFDNHINSYDHAHKQRLKELKQREFARNVASKSWKDEKKQEKALKRLHQLAELRQQSECVSGSGPAFKAPRMAIEKQLQQGIFPVKNGRKVSCMKSTLLLKGKNLPRSTSDKQRFPIPSRHQLQPDRRCLFGNRIPQTSSDLSNTNHRTGVSFSFSKKVHLKLESSASVFSENTEESHDSNKSPTSKPKQTVEKCKCCRLAKEDTHPSEEKEAHISPSHLESVLHNTFSLSSKILQEKNDSIDETIENSIGIQASFSKSNFSLSDVDFPPSSKEKGTRNTLKNTSGNCINYPCQAHASSNPPNMYKHSDAKVFKCLDKFSSPESSEQKSTLCLNPNSRMQNRDKSSEETERVSKDMQRLLKEGYPHDMTSKPLPFLRVQSKDGHTTLQWPVELLLFTKTEPCISYGCNPLYFDFKLSRNTKDGHNPEDLKTKLGKESLEMKTKIESHVSGLIKDQQKLILEENQSLKPKMMRANPDWENFRRKYNLGLDDSGPNNSDHNLSASNLKLKSPEVPAYLDTPLKDCVGNNNNNNNSDNELEESSRTHWQSCGRVVLNDANEGLSCLPHISRTKKHKLIHCDPHSEFEDENQFTWNSSPYIVGGHSDYGKDVSVILNSNSINTASSASGCGNQSYKRCPPKSSLSGHSSPLDTSLSSMPSLRSICSSHGPNGNSSSNLLYFCKREDSSVERHKQKHKRHNCLYWSGEITKSNCLQSETQRDRNCKLWESFKNKKYSKHRHCHCRERYKWGKNQQFSGPKSTRIIHCESGSQVSYAEDSENPTNCQGLQHNRLGSYSRERICCLNKNKRSQESLDSPHICDLGKVKRGQCDSGTVSCLLRHCSSGPSETTELNIREGERSPLTAKSLLERVQTKRFQEQSTNFEVSSNSYKNESQAHSEIQCTIQLVSPGSNRPISPLSEKRQYTRKRRNEEGNAVQRTSEKDKVKGSQTNDFTVFADTDCDSHLTPGIIHVVADSQSPNRKKNPTTKEQSHSLISEVQPFIPNCDPVPNDFPGAFLSSRYTGITDSMETKEDQINLDVQDVSMHMNHVEGNINTYYDRTMQKHDRLEDELEECHKSLSPPLIQQPITFSPDEIDKYKLLQLQAQQHMQKQLLSKHLRVLPAPGPNAFSPASAVQTVPVHQHASITTIHHTFLQHFAVSASISSHSGHLPIAHLHPLSQPHFTPISFSTLAPTIIPPHPTFLAGHPLHLVTAAPFHPSHIALQPLPPAAFIPTLFGPHLNPATTSIIHLNPLIQPVFQGQDLCHHSCSS; translated from the exons AGACTGAAAGAACTAAAGCAACGGGAATTTGCTCGAAATGTGGCTTCCAAGTCATGGAAAGAtgagaagaaacaagaaaaagcaCTTAAACGACTTCATCAGCTGGCTGAGTTAAGGCAGCAGTCTGAATG TGTTTCTGGAAGTGGACCAGCATTCAAAGCCCCCAGGATGGCCATAGAAAAGCAACTCCAGCAGGGAATTTTCCCAGttaagaatgggagaaaagtaTCATGCATGAAGAGTACACTTCTCCTAAAGGGAAAGAATCTCCCCAGAAGTACCTCTGATAAACAGCGGTTTCCCATACCAAGTCGACACCAATTACAACCGGACAGACGTTGTTTGTTTGGAAATCGGATACCACAGACATCTTCAGATCTCAGCAATACAAATCACAGAACAGgagtatcattttctttttcaaaaaaagtgCATCTAAAATTAGAATCTTCCGCATCAGTTTTCAGTGAGAACACAGAAGAAAGCCATGATAGTAACAAGTCACCCACCtctaaaccaaaacaaacagtGGAGAAATGCAAGTGCTGTAGGCTTGCAAAAGAGGATACACACCCctctgaagaaaaagaagcacaCATCTCACCAAGCCATCTGGAGAGTGTTTTACACAATACCTTCTCCCTGAGCTCTAAAATTttgcaagagaaaaatgactcCATTGATGAGACAATAGAAAATTCAATTGGCATTCAGGCTTCTTTCTCTAAATCTAACTTCAGTCTTTCAGATGTAGATTTTCCTCCTTCCAGTAAAGAGAAAGGAACTAGAAATACATTGAAGAATACTTCTGGAAACTGCATTAATTACCCCTGCCAAGCACATGCTTCCTCCAACCCACCAAACATGTACAAGCACAGTGATGCCAAGGTATTCAAATGTCTGGATAAGTTTTCATCACCAGAGTCAAGTGAACAAAAGAGTACACTGTGTTTGAATCCCAATTCCAGGATGCAGAACCGAGACAAATCttcagaagaaacagaaagagttAGCAAAGATATGCAAAGACTTCTGAAAGAGGGGTATCCCCATGATATGACATCCAAACCACTGCCTTTTCTCCGTGTGCAAAGCAAAGATGGCCACACCACTCTCCAGTGGCCTGTGGAACTTCTGCTCTTTACAAAAACAGAGCCCTGTATCTCTTACGGTTGCAACccattatattttgattttaaactctCTCGGAACACGAAAGATGGCCATAATCCagaggatttaaaaacaaaactgggcAAGGAGTCCttggaaatgaagacaaaaatagagAGCCACGTCTCAGGTTTAATCAAAGACCAACAAAAATTGATCCTAGAAGAGAATCAGTCTCTGAAACCAAAGATGATGAGAGCTAATCCAGATTGGGAAAATTTCCGGAGAAAATATAATTTGGGCCTTGATGATTCTGGGCCAAATAACAGTGATCATAATCTTAGTGCAAGTAATTTGAAATTGAAAAGTCCTGAAGTGCCTGCTTACCTTGATACACCTCTAAAGGACTGTgtaggaaacaacaacaacaataataacagtgATAATGAACTCGAGGAATCTTCAAGGACCCATTGGCAAAGCTGTGGAAGAGTAGTTCTTAATGATGCAAATGAGGGTCTATCCTGTCTGCCTCACATCTCTAGGACCAAAAAGCATAAACTGATTCACTGTGATCCTCATTCAGAATTTGAAGATGAAAACCAATTCACCTGGAATTCTAGTCCTTATATAGTAGGGGGTCACAGTGACTATGGGAAGGATGTCAGTGTAATTTTGAATAGCAACAGTATCAATACAGCCAGCAGTGCTTCTGGATGTGGAAACCAAAGTTATAAGAGATGTCCTCCAAAGTCATCTCTGAGTGGACATTCTAGCCCTTTGGACACATCCCTTAGCAGCATGCCCAGTTTGAGAAGCATTTGTTCAAGTCATGGGCCCAATGGTAACAGCAGTAGTAATTTGCTCTACTTTTGTAAAAGAGAAGACAGCTCAGTTGAAAGGcacaaacagaaacacaaaagGCACAATTGCCTCTACTGGTCTGGTGAAATAACAAAGAGCAACTGCCTACAGTCAGAAACACAGAGAGACAGGAACTGTAAATTGTGGGagtcatttaagaataaaaaatactcCAAGCATAGACACTGTCACTGCCGAGAAAGGTATAAATGGGGTAAAAATCAACAATTTTCAGGGCCAAAATCCACGAGAATCATTCATTGTGAGTCTGGCTCACAGGTTTCCTATGCTGAAGACAGTGAAAACCCAACTAATTGCCAGGGACTTCAGCACAATAGACTTGGATCTTACTCAAGAGAGAGAATTTGTTgcttaaataaaaacaagaggaGTCAAGAGTCTTTGGACAGCCCTCACATTTGTGATCTGGGAAAAGTGAAACGTGGCCAGTGTGACTCGGGGACTGTCAGCTGCCTTCTAAGACACTGTTCCAGTGGCCCTTCAGAAACCACAGAGTTGAACAttagagaaggagaaaggagccCCCTGACAGCCAAAAGCCTTTTAGAAAGAGTACAGACCAAGAGGTTTCAGGAACAATCAACAAACTTTGAAGTTTCTTCAAACAGCTATAAAAATGAATCACAGGCTCATTCAGAAATCCAGTGCACAATTCAACTCGTGTCACCTGGCAGTAACAGACCGATATCGCCTTTGTCTGAAAAAAGACAAtacacaagaaaaagaagaaatgaagaaggcAATGCAGTACAAAGGACTAGCGAGAAAGACAAAGTCAAAGGTTCACAGACAAATGATTTTACTGTTTTCGCAGACACTGATTGTGATAGCCATCTAACTCCAGGTATAATTCATGTGGTAGCAGATTCTCAGTCACCAAACAGAAAGAAGAACCCCACAACAAAAGAACAATCACACTCTTTAATTAGTGAAGTCCAACCTTTTATTCCAAACTGTGACCCAGTACCAAACGATTTCCCTGGTGCTTTTCTGTCTAGTAGATATACTGGTATAACTGATTCAATGGAGACCAAAGAGGACCAAATAAATCTAGACGTACAGGATGTAAGCATGCATATGAATCATGTAGAGGGGAACATAAACACTTACTATGACAGAACTATGCAGAAACATGACAGATTGGAAGATGAATTAGAAGAGTGTCataaatctctctctccccctttaaTTCAACAGCCCATTACATTTTCTCCTGatgaaatagataaatataaGCTTCTACAGCTGCAAGCCCAGCAGCATATGCAGAAACAGCTCCTGTCAAAGCATCTTCGAGTTTTGCCTGCTCCTGGGCCCAATGCCTTCTCTCCGGCCTCGGCTGTACAGACGGTTCCAGTCCACCAGCACGcttccatcaccaccatccaccaCACGTTCCTGCAGCATTTCGCTGTTTCTGCGTCCATAAGTTCCCACAGCGGTCACCTCCCTATAGCTCATCTGCATCCTCTTTCACAGCCACACTTTACTCCTATCTCATTCTCAACTCTGGCTCCAACCATTATCCCCCCACACCCCACTTTCTTAGCAGGTCACCCCCTGCATTTAGTCACAGCTGCCCCCTTTCACCCATCTCACATAGCACTTCAGCCCCTGCCCCCTGCAGCATTTATCCCCACGTTGTTTGGCCCCCACTTAAATCCAGCCACAACTTCAATCATCCACTTGAATCCTTTGATCCAACCAGTGTTCCAAGGTCAAGATCTTTGCCATCATTCTTGCTCCAGCTAG